A part of Fusarium oxysporum Fo47 chromosome III, complete sequence genomic DNA contains:
- a CDS encoding 6-phosphogluconate dehydrogenase, whose product MSATFESLPKIGLLSIGDMGVGIAKLLVANGFTVATNISGRSQDTIERARDAEVELLESDVDLVRQSSVILSIVPPKDAEATATRITDALAGLETTKKLYFVDLNAVAPSTVKAIAASVKRENLPIRFVDGSILGHPPKKTSTDAATESSSSNDSSDWYRPSIPISGSDGFSSLPFGKKLISVLNMKQISPDIGAASGLKMCFASLSKGFTAIATQSFTTAHNLGVLGALKDEIGTFYPAMLANAEKSVPGMPPKAYRWVREMEEIALTFNEEAGWDKRMFMGAASVYKDIAENEVLGNEKTGKRKRGTTLDDVAAAAAEGLHKKQRPQ is encoded by the exons ATGTCAGCTACCTTCGAATCTCTGCCCAAAATTGGACTATTGTCCATTGGCGATATGGGGGTCGGTATTGCAAAACTACTAGTTGCCAACGGTTTCACCGTTGCAACCAATATCTCTGGCAGAAG CCAAGATACCATCGAACGAGCTCGGGATGCAGAAGTTGAGCTCCTCGAGTCTGATGTTGATCTGGTCAGGCAGAGTTCCGTTATACTCTCCATTGTGCCGCCTAAAGACGCAGAGGCAACAGCCACTCGTATTACAGATGCGTTAGCAGGCTTAGAGACTACGAAAAAGCTTTACTTTGTCGATCTCAATGCTGTTGCACCTTCGACAGTCAAGGCCATTGCGGCATCTGTTAAGAGAGAAAACCTGCCTATACGATTCGTTGACGGAAGCATTCTTGGGCATCCTCCCAAGAAGACGTCTACCGATGCCGCAACAGAATCATCAAGCAGCAACGACTCTTCTGACTGGTACCGTCCTAGCATTCCTATATCAGGCTCGGATGGTTTCAGCTCGCTCCCTTTTGGAAAGAAACTGATATCTGTTCTCAACATGAAGCAAATCTCTCCTGATATCGGCGCTGCAAGTGGTCTAAAAATGTGCTTTGCTTCCCTTTCAAAGGGATTCACCGCCATTGCCACTCAATCGTTCACGACGGCACATAATCTTGGCGTCTTAGGCGCTCTTAAAGATGAGATTGGTACATTTTATCCAGCCATGCTTGCCAACGCTGAAAAGAGCGTTCCCGGCATGCCACCTAAGGCGTATCGCTGGGTGCGAgagatggaggagattgcTCTCACTTTCAATGAGGAAGCGGGCTGGGATAAAAGGATGTTCATGGGTGCCGCGAGTGTCTACAAGGATATCGCGGAGAATGAAGTACTTGGAAACGAGAAGACGggcaagaggaagaggggaACAACGTTGGATGATGTCGCCGCAGCGGCAGCGGAAGGATTGCACAAGAAGCAAAGGCCACAATAA
- a CDS encoding Anp1-domain-containing protein has product MARPMGAVRLKKTNPLTLALGAILCIFIIVFLVSPSGKSATARRFESITAEHHLSPPTSPYRKSKSRSGVPLKPPPVVHYNLNNVTITTSPIANRENVLILTPMSRFYPGYWDNLLRLTYPHELITLGFILPKTKEGNQATTELQEHIHKTQKHGREGDKFKSIIILRQDFDPAIVSQDEAERHKLKNQKARREVMSKARNSLLFTTLGPDTSWVLWLDADIIETPTTLIQDLASFDKPLIVPNCFQRYYDEEHKQMAERPYDFNSWQDSETALALAAKMGPDEILLEGYAEMPTYRMLMAYLAVEGGDRNLVIPLDGVGGTALLVKADVHRDGAMFPPFPFYHLIETEGFAKMAKRLGWQPYGLPNYKVYHYNE; this is encoded by the exons ATGGCCCGACCCATGGGGGCGGTTCGTCTCAAGAAGACGAATCCCTTGACCCTCGCGCTCGGAGCGATCCTgtgcatcttcatcatcgtcttcctcgtctccCCGTCGGGCAAATCCGCCACCGCTCGCCGATTCGAGTCCATAACTGCAGAGCATCATCTCTCGCCGCCGACTTCACCGTACCGAAAGTCAAAATCCCGATCTGGCGTACCGCTCAAGCCACCACCCGTTGTGCACTACAACCTTAACAATGTCACCATTACGACCTCGCCCATCGCGAACCGAGAAAATGTCCTCATCCTGACCCCCATGTCTCGATTCTATCCTGGCTACTGGGACAATCTTTTGCGCTTGACTTATCCTCATGAACTTATCACCTTGGGGTTCATCCTacccaagaccaaggaggGCAACCAAGCCACCACCGAACTCCAAGAACACATCCACAAGACGCAGAAGCATGGCCGTGAGGGCGACAAATTCAAGAGCATCATCATTCTTCGTCAAGATTTTGATCCTGCTATTGTTTCGCAGGATGAAGCCGAGCGCCACAAGCTTAAAAACCAGAAGGCCCGTCGCGAGGTTATGTCGAAGGCCCGGAATTCGTTACTGTTCACAACTCTCGGACCCGATACCTCCTGGGTCCTGTGGCTAGATGCCGACATCATTGAGACTCCTACAACCCTGATCCAGGATCTCGCCTCCTTTGATAAGCCGCTCATTGTCCCAAACTGCTTCCAGCGATATTACGACGAGGAACATAAGCAAATGGCCGAGCGGCCATACGATTTTAACAGCTGGCAAGACAGCGAAACAGCGCTGGCACTCGCTGCCAAGATGGGACCGGATGAAATTCTTCTCGAGGGCTACGCTGAAATGCCAACATATCGAATGCTTATGGCATACCTGGCTGTTGAGGGCGGCGACCGTAATCTGGTTATCCCGCTTGACGGAGTTGGAGGTACTGCCCTTCTAGTCAAGGCAGATGTGCATCGCGATGGTGCCATGTTCCCTCCCTTCCCCTTCTACCATCTTATTGAGACTGAGGGATTCGCCAAAATGGCTAAGCGATTAGGCTGGCAACCATATGGCCTGCCCAATTACAAG GTCTATCACTATAACGAATAA
- a CDS encoding ubiquitin-conjugating enzyme/RWD-like protein, translating into MPPSSSNSVAASRSASRRLIKELDTWSTEQKEEKGIERLGPVNEGDLMEWEAVINGRDIGHGYDEGRWLINISIPSTYPLAPPKMTFVTPVVHPNIALQTGEICLDLLKDAWTPAYSVLECVRAVRMLLGCPETDSPLNVDVAALLRSGDVLGTRKLVEFWCRDSDGRYEGP; encoded by the exons ATGccaccatcgtcatcaaacTCAGTCGCTGCGTCGCGAAGCGCAAGTCGACGACTGATAAAGGAGTTGGATACATGGAGCACAGAgcaaaaggaagagaagggcATCGAACGTCTTGGACCAGTCAATGAGGGCGACTTGATGGAGTGGGAAGCCGTCATCAATGGACGAGATATAGGCCACGGCTACGATG AGGGACGCTGGCTTATCAATATTTCCATCCCATCGACTTACCCCCTCGCACCACCAAAGATGACGTTCGTCACGCCCGTTGTTCACCCGAATATTGCCCTTCAAACTGGCGAGATCTGCCTCGACCTGCTCAAGGACGCATGGACACCTGCGTATAGTGTCTTGGAGTGTGTTCGAGCCGTGCGCATGTTGCTGGGATGCCCTGAGACCGATAGCCCACTTAACGTGGACGTTGCGGCCTTGTTGCGCTCCGGCGATGTGCTTGGTACCAGGAAGCTTGTCGAGTTTTGGTGTCGGGATTCTGATGGGCGGTATGAGGGGCCTTGA